A window of Bacillus toyonensis BCT-7112 genomic DNA:
AAAGAGAGTAGAAAAATACAAGGTTCACAAATAAATCCACAAGTGCAAAGTCGCTACACTGTTTTAATGAATTCTACTGAGGGAGAAGCGTATACTTTGCATGTTTTTTCGAATAATGAACAACATGAAACGCAAAAAGAACCTTGGGTTGGTGCACAAGAAGGGGATCAAATATATAAAGGTGAATATCAGCTTGCCTTACAATCTACAAGCGCGACATTATATTTGCAAGAGGCGAAAATTGGAGAGTTTGTATTTAATACGTCTAGAAAAAATGGATTTGTAAGTAAAGGTACACCAGATTTTTTCATAGCACTGCAACGTGAGTCTTCTAATTTTTCAACAGTGAAAGCTTTTTACATTCATAAAGGGAAAGTGCTCGAAGTGAAAATTGATGAAGATGATTTTGGTATTACAGGAACTTGTTTTAAAGCTTTAAATAAAGGGAAGTTTCTTATTGGGAATTATGATAATGGAGAAGGAATGTGGTATTTTTCAACTTTCCAAACCGATCTTGAAACGGGAAAAGCGAAACGGATTGATCAGAAAAAGCTTCCTTTGGAGGAAGGGAATGTATATGTTAAGGACAATTTCAAATGATACATTAGGAGAAGCAACTTATGGTAGTATGCTAGATTGCTATGAAGAACAAGATCAGAATGTATCTTCTTTCTGTTAATAAAAATAAAGGGATTGCCAATAGGCAGTCTCTTTTATTTGCGAAAGGATTTAGAAAGGTTTCTCTTTATTTCCGGCATATGATATCATTTAATTTTATATACAAAAATATTCGAGTAATTGTGATCATAACAATTTTAAACGATAAAGGATGATAATAGATTGAGTAATCATAGTAAAACACCTGCATGTATATATACGTATGCGTTTCGCGAAGAGGAGCGTGCTTTATGTTACTTGGAAATGCGCTCGTTCTTTGGGATGGAGTCTCACGTTAATATTTTGAAAAGTGAAGTCAAGATTGCTCCGAGTAGAAGTCCGTTTATTAAAGAGCGCGTTGAGGTTATGTATGAAGGGGACGACTTAGAAAGCATTTTAGAACAAGTGGAACAAATTGATTTAGCGGGAGCGACATTCAAAGTTATCTTCGTTAAAATCAATGATCTTGGTAAAGAAAATAAAATTGAATATGGGGAAAGACGCCTTATTGAACGAGACCTCGGTATGCATATTGAAGGAGAAGCAGACGTTCGTAATCCAGAGCGCGTATTCGGGATTGTTCCTCTTGGAGGACGTTGGTACTTCGGGCACTATGTAGAAAGTGATCCAGTTTGGTATCATCACATAAAAAAACCGCATAGCTATTCGACATCACTGAGCACACGTGTTGCTAGAGCTGTCGCAAATATCGCTGTACCAAACCCAGATGGAGTACGAGCAATTGACCCGTGCTGTGGCATTGGAACAGTAGTGGTAGAAGCACTTTCTATGGGGATTAACATCGTTGGTAGAGATATAAATCCACTTGTAGTTCTTGGAACGAGAAAAAACATCGCACATTTCGGGTTTGAAGGAACAGTAACAAAAGGCCCAATTGAAGAAATTACTGAGAACTACGACGTCGCAATTATCGATATGCCATACGACCTATTTACGCACGCAACACCAGAAGATCAACTCTCGATTCTTTCAAGTGCGCGCCGTATCGCAAAAAAAGTAGTCGTTGTCACGATGGAAACAATGGACGACATGATTCATGAAGCGGGATTTGAAATTACAGACCGCTGTATCACAAGAAAAGGATCATTTTCTAGACAAATTCTTGTTTGTGAATAAGAAAAAAGGTCACCCGTTAGGGTGGCCTTTTTGGTTTGTATGAATGTGTGATTGGTTGGTGGAATGGGGAGATGATTTGTCGATAAGTCGATATACTATGTTGAACCGCTAATATATTTCGAGAATCAATCGATGTTAGATTCCTCTTCTTTCGTTTTCTCTTGTTGTACGATTAATAAATTGCGCAATACGTGTCCGCGGTAACTTTCTAGTTTTCGTCCTTCATGATAGCGGACACCTAATTTTTTAAGTTCAGCTACGTACCAGCCTTTTGTTCCGTAATACATGAGACCACTTCCTTTTTTCTTTTGAACAGTATATGTTGTGGGGATTTGGAACTTTCTCATCAAATTAATATTGAATATTCAGTTTATTTATATTATGATTAATTTAGTATCGGATGGCAGTGAGTAGCCTCGCTGTAAGCCCGGATTTATATTTGAAAATGAAGAGAGTAGCTTCTTTCCACTTGAGCTTCTTTAGCAGGAGTACGAGCTAGAAGGATAAGGGGAGTAAATAAAATTCAATGCAGCTGTATACGATGCTTTTCTGGCTTTTAACATAGTAACGGAGGGTGAAATATGCGCAAAGGAACTTTTTTCATGGCTGGACATTCGAGACTTCCGAAAGGGATGGCGGTTCGCAGTATGTACGAAACGTTAACAATTACAATTGAAGCAGATCATAAATATCATGTCATTATTGAAGCGTCATGTACGCTTGCAACAGAGCACGGGAGAGGCTTCGTCGCCCAAATTTTAAGAGGACATAGTTTACGAGATGGTATTGAAGAAATTGTGCAAGATATTACAGATCATTATCAAGGAAAAGCGCAAAATGCTATCGTCAGTGCGGTCAAAGATTTGCATCGCCAATATGTAAGTTATTTAAATGATGAAAAGCCTGTGGAAGAGTACGAGGAAACAAATTTATAATCAATGTCTAGTTTATAACGATAAATGAGAGCCAGTTGTATTTCCTTTAAAGAGATGCGACTGGCTTATTTTATTTGGGAGTAAGTAAGATGAATACGTGAAAAGAAATTCAAGTTGTAAAACAAGAAGCGAAAAAAGGGGATTTATAAAATGTGTAAAGTATGTCGAGGAAATAATAAAAAACGAATTGACAGTTATAATATTTAGAATTATTATTTAATTAATAAGATCCATTCGAGAAATTAGCCTTCTCTAAATTCGATCTTGTTTTCCTGTTTACACATGTTTTCATATGAACTGTCTATTATTATTGTACTTTAAGAGATTAAAGACACTCGTAATGATAAGCCAGTTGTACGTTTCTACGATTTTCTGTCGTGGTGCGTATGACTGGCTTTTTGCTGTTAGGGCAGTAAGACCAAATCTCGGCATAAGAAGATAAGGATAACTGTCTGTAAAAAGCGTCAATACGTTCTTCATATTTCATTTAGGGAGGAATTGAAATGTCGATTATTACAGAACAAAGTACGAAGATGAAGTTTGCAAAAAAATATGAGGGTTATGAAATTATTCCTCATCCGGAGCATAAACGTTTATATCATATTATGTTAAATCAGCAATTGCTTAAGCAGTTTTTTGAAGAGGTAAAAGAGCATTCAGAGCAGTCATTACAATACATTCCGTATTCACGGTTTAATCTTGCTGATGGAATGAGAAAGATTTTTGGGCAATCATTTATGGATAACATTCGCGGCATTATTCATGACCGTGAAACGGGCGGATTTACAATTGGGGTGCAAGGTGAAACGGCAGATCCAGCAGATTACGTGAAATTTGCAACAGCAATAACACATTTAATTGGGGCACCAAACTTCGATGCAATGACAGGAACGTATTATGCAAGATTTAATGTGAAAGATACGGATAGTAGTGATTCTTACCTTCGTCAAGCGTACCGATTGTTTACACTTCATACGGACGGTACATTCGTTGATGAACCGACAGATTGGCTTCTTATGATGAAAATGGAAGAGCAAAATGCAGTAGGAGGAGAATCTCGTTTACTACATTTAGACGATTGGGAAGATCTTCAAAAATTTAGAAACCATTCACTCGCATCTGTTAAAATTACGTATAAAGCACCACCAAGTAAAAATGCGCAAGAAATCGTCTATCGTGAAACGTTTTTTGATATAAATAACGCACCATGTATTTGCTTTATTGATCAGTTCGCTTATCCAGATAATATGGAACAAGCAAACTATTTGAAAGACTTATCCTATTCAGTTGAAAACTCACAGGCAACACATGCATTAAAATTACCAGTTGGTGACTTAGTTCTTTTAAACAATTTATTTTGGATGCACGGAAGAGCTGCATTTGAGAAGAATAAAGATTTATATAGAGAACTCATGCGTCAGCGCGGTTGTTTTTCTAAATAATATGTACGGCAGGTCTTTTGAATAGACCTGCCTTTTATCCCGCTATTTGCCGGGCAGTAAAACTCCCACCTTAAAATTCGGCTGAAGCAAAGAAGTTAGGTGGAAGATTAACTGCCTGTAAACGCCCGATTGGTGAAGACTAATAATCAGTGGGGATGGACGAAACCCCACTGATTAAAGTTTCACTTTATACGATTAAGGGGGAATTAGAGTGTATGACTTTATAATTATTGGCGGAGGAATTGTTGGTCTATCAACTGGAATGGCTTTAACGAAAAAATTCCCTCGTGCGAAAGTCGCGATCATTGAAAAAGAAAAGGAACTTGCACACCATCAAACTGGACATAATAGCGGAGTAATTCATTCTGGCATTTATTATAAACCAGGGAGTTATAAAGCGAAGTTTGCCAAAGAAGGAAATGCAGCTATGGTTCAATTTTGTAAAGAAAATGACATCGCTTATGACATGTGCGGAAAAGTAATTGTCGCTACAGAAAGAGAAGAACTTCCTCTTTTACATAACTTATATGAGAGAGGCTTACAAAACGATTTACACATTTCAAAAATAGATAAGGAAGAATTAGCTGAAATTGAACCTCATGTAAAGGGACTAGGGGCCATCCGTGTTCCTTCTTGCGGGATTGCTGATTATAAAGGAGTCAGTTATGCATTTGCTCGCTTAATTCAAGAAAGCGGCGGTGAAGTACACTTAGGAACAACCGCAGAGCGTATTACTGAGAAAAAAGATGCTGTAACAATTGAGACAAACAAAGGCACATTTAAAACGAAATTTCTCATTAACTGCGCTGGCTTGCATAGTGATCGCATTGCGAAAAAGACAGGTATATTAACTGATATGAAAATTGTTCCGTTTCGTGGTGAATATTACGAACTTGTCCCAGAAAAACGCCATCTTGTAAAACATTTAATTTATCCAGTTCCAAACCCAGAATTCCCGTTTTTAGGTGTTCATTTTACAAGAATGATAAACGGAGACGTACATGCAGGACCAAACGCAGTAGTAAGCTTCAAGCGCGAAGGTTATACGAAAACGGACTTTAATATGAAAGACTTCATGGAAACAATGACATACACAGGCTTTTGGAAAATGGCGATGCCAAATATGAAAGAAGGCATAAAAGAGATGGTGCGCTCATTTAGTAAACAATCATTTTTAAAAAGCTTACAGCGCCTCATACCAGAACTAACAGAGAAAGATATCGTGCCAACACATGCAGGGGTAAGGGCACAAGCTATTTTATCAAACGGAAATATGGTTGATGACTTTTGCATTATTCCTGGCATCAATTCTCTACATATTTGTAATGCACCATCTCCAGCTGCAACGGCAAGTATAAAGATTGGTGAGGAAATTGCTAAGCAAGTGCCGGATGTGGTGGCGGTGAGGGTTTGATGGATCCCCCAGGGTTTTCGGGGGATTTTTTTGTTATGAGGTATGGTGAGTGTGGGGCTAAATTGGAGGCTAATAGTCACCAACTGTTTACTGTATAAAAAAGTAGACAGTAGTGTATGTTTTTTTGAAAAATGTATACAGATTTATTCCGCTATTCGCCGGGCAGTAAGACCCTCGCCTCAAAATTCAGCGAAAGCAAAGAAATTAGGTGGGGATCGGGCTGCACGTAAAAGCCCGATTGGTGTGGGCTAATAATCAGTCGGGGATGGACAAACTCCCTACTGATTAAAGTTTCACTTTATACTCTATCCGTTGGCATGATACTTGCAATGAAAATAGTATTAATATATAGGGGAGAGATAGAAATGAAGGTTAGCAAAATATACACAACTATTGATGCGCACGTAGCTGGGGAACCGCTTCGAATTATTACGGGCGGCGTGCCAGAGATAAAGGGAGAAACGCAACTAGAAAGACGCGCATACTGTATGGAACATTTGGATCACCTTCGTGAAATTCTTATGTATGAACCGAGAGGGCATCACGGGATGTATGGTTGTATCGTTACACCGCCTGCAAGTGCTCACGCTGATTTTGGTGTTTTATTTATGCACAATGAAGGCTGGAGTACGATGTGCGGCCACGGCATTATTGCTGTTATTACAGTAGGAATTGAAACAGGTATGTTTGAAGTGACTGGTGAAAAGCAAAAATTCATTATTGATAGCCCTGCCGGGGAAGTTATTGCGTACGCAAAGTTTAACGGGAGTGAAGTAGAGTCAGTATCATTTGAAAATGTTCCTTCGTTTGTATATAAAAAAGACGTTCCTATCAAAATAGATAACTATGAATTTCAAGTAGATATCGCGTTTGGTGGAGCCTTTTATGCTGTAGTGGATAGTAAAGAATTTGGTTTGAAAGTCGATTTCAAAGACTTACCTGCTATTCAAACGTGGGGCGGAAAAATTAAACATGATATTGAAAGTCAAATGGAAGTAAAACATCCATTGGAAGAAGGTTTAAAAGGAATATACGGTGTTATTTTCTCAGATGAACCGAAAGAAAAAGATGCTACTTTACGAAATGTGACAATCTTTGCTGACGGGCAAGTAGACCGTTCTCCTTGCGGCACAGGAACTTCTGCGAGACTCGCAACTCTTTTTGAAAAAGGTGCCTTACAAAAGGGAGAAACTTTTATCCACGAATGTATCACAGATGGTCATTTTGTGGGAGAAGTATTATCTGTAACAGAGGTAGCTCAATATGAAGCAATCGTTCCGAAAGTAACCGGGCAGGCATTTATTACAGGATTTCATCAGTTTGTATTAGATCCGAGAGATGATTTGAATCGGGGATTTTTGTTAGGATAAAGTGAAACTTTAATCAGCGGAGGGGTTTATCCTCCATTGATTATTAGCCCACACCAATCGGGTTTTTACGGGCAGTTGATCTCCCATATAACTTCTTTGTCCAACCGAATTTTCAGATGGGAGTCTTACTGCCCGTTAATACGGGATAGAAGGAGGAGGTGGAAAGATATGCTAGTTATAAGCGCAGAAGAACAAAGAAATTTAGTAAATATGAACGAAGTCATTGCATACGCGGCGCTTGCTTTACAAGAATTTTCCGCAGAAAGAACAATCACACCAATACGTACTTCATTACCATTTGCAAGCGAACAAAATACGGCATTAATTATGCCTTCAGTAGCGGAAGGACTTGAGGCGCTCGGCTTAAAAGTAGTAACAGTCGCCCCGCAGAACAAAAAGATAGGAAAGAAAACGATAAACGGGATTGTAATGCTATCAGATTTTCAAACGGGAGAACCACTCGCACTTTTAGAAGGATCGTACTTAACGATGATCCGAACAGGTGCCTTATCAGGAGTAGCAACAAAACATTTAGCTCGTCATAACGCAAAAACTTTATGTATTATTGGAACCGGTGAACAGGCGAAAGGAATTGCAGAAGCAGTATTAGCGGTTAGAAATATTGAAAAGGTCATTTTATACAATCGAACGGAAGAAAAAGCGTATGCATTCGCGCAACATATACAAACGACATTCGGCAAACCTGCTTACGTTTATAGAAATCCAAATGAAGCGATAAGCGAAGCAGACATCATCGTCACAACAACAAATGCATCCACACCAGTCTTCTCAGAAAAACTACAAAAAGGTGTCCACATAAACGCCGTCGGTTCATTCAGACCGAGCATGCAAGAACTACCATCTCACGCCATCGCGAACGCAAACAAAGTAGTAGTCGAATCAAAAGAAGCAGCATTAGAAGAAACGGGCGATCTTCAAGTGCCAATAAAAGAAGGTTTATTTAAAGCTAGCGACATACACGCCGAACTTGGTCAAATTATAAGCGGTGAAAAAGCTGGTAGAGAGAATGAGGAAGAGATTACTATTTTCAAATCAGTTGGCTTGGCCGTAGTAGATATTATCGTTGCGAAGTATTTGTATGAGAAAGCGGTGGAGCATGGGATAGGGAATAGGATTGAGTTTTGAGGCTGCCTTTTGGTGGTCTTTTTTTGTGGGAGGTATTCGTTTCTATTAATAGATTTAAAACTTTCAACATTTACAAAAAAGTTTGACTTTATATACTGGTAGTGGTAATTTAAAACTTATAAGAAAACTCGAGAATTAATCGAGTTTTCTTATGGGTATAAACAGTTCGAGGGGGCCGAAAGATGAAACGGAAGTTATTTGCATTACCATTTGTCCTAATACTACTTATTGCATTAGCGGCTTGTTCTGGGGAAAAAGATTCTTCGAAGCAAGCGGGCACTAGTAAGTCAGGGAATCCGAAAGATGGAGGGGCGTTAACGATTGGTGTTAGCGATAATCCAGATACGATGAATCCGCTTTATGCGAATGATCGTGTGTCATTAACTGTGCAGCAAGCTTTATATGCGCCGCTATATCACATGGAAGACGGTAAGAAAAAGTTTGTTCTTGCTGAGAGCTTTACGCCTTCAGAAGATCAATTAACGTGGACGTTGAAATTAAAAGATAATTTAAAATGGCATGATGGTAAGAAAATTACATCAGACGATATAGCATTTACATTCCAATCTATTTTAGATGAGAAGCAAAATAGCTCAAGTCGTGAAAACTTTATTTTTAAAGGAAAACCGCTTGAGGTGAAAAAAGTAGATGAGTTAACGACTCAATTTGTTTTACCGCAAGTAAGTGCATCTTTCGAAGGTGTAATGAATGATTTCTTCCCAATTCCGAAACATGTATTTGAAGGGGAAGCAGATTTAGCGAAGAGTACGAAAAACTTACAGCCTGTTGGATCAGGTCCGTTTAAGTTTAAAGAGTATAAATCAGATGAGTACGTTGCATTAGATCGATTCGATGATTATGTAGGTGGTAAAGCTAAATTAGACTCTATCGTATATCGTGTTGTAAAAGACCGTAATACAGCAAATGTTTCACTGCAAAATGGTCAAATCAACATGAAGATGATTGAGCCGCAAGACTTTAAGAAATTAGATAGCACTGGGAACTTCTCAATGGTGACATTCCCTGAAGGTAGATTATTCTACTTATCTTATAACATGAATACAGATTTGATGAAGAAAAAAGAAGTACGCCAAGCAATTGCGCATGCGTTAGATAAAAAAGAAATGATTAACTCAGCATTCGTTTCAGGTGAATTTGCAGAACCAGCAAATTCAATCTTAACGCCAGACGCTATGTATTATGCGAAAGATATTAAAGACTATAAGTATGATAAAAAAGAAGCGAAAGATTTATTAGCAAAAGCTGGTGTGAAAGATAAAGAAAAAGTACGAGTTATGTATGTAACGAATAATAAAATTATGGAAAGCTTAGCGCTATATACACAACAAAAATTACAAGAAGTTGGCTTACAAGTTGAACTAAATGCATTAGATGCTAGTGCGGCAAGCGAAAAAGGCTTAGATAAAGAGAATAAAGAATATGACATTACATTTGGTGGTTACATTATGGGACCTGAGCCAGATTCATATAAGAGCTTATTCTTAAGTAATGCGGAATACAATTATGCACGATATAAAAACGCTGATTTCGATAAGTTATGGGAAGAAGCTGCAGTTGAAACAGATAAAACAAAACGCGCAGAGCTATACCATAAAATTCAAGAGACAGCGAGAGAAGACGTACCTTATCTACCAATCGCATATCCGAAAGCAGTTATTGCAGTAGATAAAAAGTTTGATGGATTGAAAGAAGCGAAAGCAATTCCTGTCACAATGTTTGAAGATCTATCTAAGATTTATGAAGTGAAATAAGAAACAGTAAAGAAGCTGGTGGAAATCAGCTTCTTTATCCCGCTTAACGGGCAGTAAGGCTCCCGCCTCAAAACTCGATGAATGCGAGGAAGTAAGGCGGGAGTCGTCGGATTGTCCGTTAAAGCCTAATTGGTGCAGGCTGATTAAAGTTTCGCTTTATCCTGAGGGGGGAAGTTTGTGTATAAAGTAATTGCAAAGAGGCTTTTAAATGCAATTCCACTTTTATTTGTTATTTCTATTATTTCTTTTCTATTAATAAAATTAGCGCCAGGGGATCCGGTTCGAAACTTTGTCACGCCGAATATGAGTCCAATTGACGTGGAGCGTATTCGCAAAAGTTTAGGACTAGATCAACCCATTTACGTGCAGTATTTTTTATGGTTGAAAAACATTTTAACAGGAAACTTTGGTTACTCACTTCAAAATCATCGTCCTGTTTTGGAACTTATCACAGAAAGATTACCTGCAACAATTGGGTTAATGGGATCATCTTTACTCGTCTCATTCGTAATCGCAATACCACTTGGATTATTTACAGGTGTGAAAAAGAATTCATACTTTGACCGCATTATAAACTTTATTTCATACGTTGGTATTTCTATGCCGGTTTTCTGGTTTGCACTACTATTAGTCTACTTATTCTCTTTAAAATTGAACCTATTTCCGAGTATGGGTATGCGCACCGTAGGTAAAGATTCTGTCTGGGATATTGTGCAACACGGCATTTTACCTTGCATGGTGCTAGCGTTCCAAAACGTATCTGTTTATATGAGATATATTCGTTCAAGTACGATTCAGCAATTAGAAGAAGAATATGTACAAATTCAATATGCGTACGGTGCTTCAAAGAAAACAGTGTTATTTAATCACGTGCTTCGAAATGTATTAATACCGATCATTACAATTTTCGGATTATCGATTCCAAGTTTAGTAGGCGGAGCGTTTATTACGGAGACAGTATTCTCATGGCCAGGACTTGGTTCACTTGGGGTAAATGCTATTTTTAGATTTGATTATCCGATTATCATGGCAATTACATTACTATCATCATTCATGTTAATTCTCGGTAACTTAATTGCTGATATTTTATATGGCGTAGTAGATCCGCGCATTCGCATGAGGGGGTGATTTGGAATGAATAATAGGAGATTTCAAACGATAAAAAGTAGTTTTACGAAAAATAAGTTTGTAGTAATGGGAGTTATTATACTTTCGGTTTTAACGATCGCATCAATTTTTGCATTCGTATCGCCATACGATCCTAGTAAAATGTCGATTCCAGATCGTTTACAAGAACCGAGTTTAAGTCATCCTTTCGGAACGGATGATTATGGAAGGGATTACTTAACGAGGGCGTTATATGGCGGACGCGTTTCACTTGCAGTCGGTTTCCTTGCGATGGTTGTTTCTATTACAATCGGCACTGCAGTTGGAACAATTAGCGGATATTTTGGCGGAAAGTTAGACAACTTTTTAATGCGAGTTGTTGAAGTACTTATGTCAATTCCATCATTCTTTTTAATGCTACTATTAAATGCGTATTTAAAACCAGGAATTACGACGTTAGTTCTTATTATTGGATTACTAACGTGGATGGACACTGCGCGTATCGTAAGGGCAGAAACGTTATCTGTAAAAGAGCGAGAGTACGTTTTATACGCAAAAGTATCAGGACAAAAATCACTCATGATAATTGTAAGACATATCATTCCTAACATTTTATCAACCATTATAATCGCCGCGACATTAACTATTGCGACATCGATTTTAATGGAATCATCACTTAGCTTCTTAGGATTAGGTATTAGAGAACCAGATTCTTCTTGGGGCAGCATGCTAAACAATGCGCAAGGATATATTGGTGAAGCTTGGTATTTAACACTCTTCCCAGGATTTCTTATCCTTTTAACGGTACTTAGTTTTAACGTAATTGGTGAAGCGCTTAAGAAAGCTTTCGCGCCAAAAGGAGCTGGACATGAAAACTAACGTGTTAAGTGAAAGGAGTGAGAAACGTGTCTGAAAAACTACTAGAAGTGAAAAATTTAAAGACTTCTTTTTTCATAGAAAGTGGCGAAGTTGAAGCAGTTCGCGGCGTTACATTCCGCTTAAATAAAGGAGAAGTAGTCGGTATCGTTGGGGAGTCTGGAAGCGGAAAGAGTGTAATGGCAAAGTCCGTTATGTCTCTCGTTACGTCGCCAGGGAAAGTGAAAGAAGGAGAGATTCTTTTTCATAATGAAAACATCCTTTCTAAATCTGAAAAAGAATTGCGTTCTATTCGAGGAAATCAAATTTCACTTATCTCTCAAGATCCAATGTCGGCGCTAAATCCAGTCGTGAAAATTGGGAAGCAAATGACGGAAGTAATTATACGACATCAAAAAGTGAAAAAGAAAGAAGCAGAGCAAATCGCGGTCAACTTGTTAAAACAAGTCGGTCTTTCTTCACCAGAAGAAAGGGTGAAACAATATCCGCATGAACTAAGCGGAGGTATGAAGCAGCGAGTTATGATCGCAATGGCGATGTCTTGTAACCCTGACCTTCTCATTGCGGACGAACCGACGACAGCACTTGATGTAACGATACAAGCACAAATACTAGATTTAATGAAAAACTTAAAAAACGAAACGAACATGGCGTTACTTCTTATTACGCATGACTTAGGAATAGTCGCACAAAACTGTACACGCGTTATCGTTATGTATGGCGGACTTATTATGGAAGAAGGACCTGTACTTGATATTTTCCAATCGCCGAATCATCCATATACGAAAGGGCTATTAAACTCTCTGCCAAAAATAGCGAACGGCGTAAAAGAAAGACTCGCTCCGATTCAAGGTGTAACACCAAACTTATTAAACCCACCACAAGGTTGCCCGTTCGCAGAGCGTTGCCCGCATGCGATGGACATTTGTGAAAAAGAACGTCCACCATATTTTGAAATCGGAAACGAAAGACGTTCCATGTGCTGGCTAAACGATAGGGCGGTAGGTGATTTTCATGCATGAAGAAAACTTAATTGAAGTTCGGAACTTAAAAAAGTATTTTCCTATTAAAAAAGGACTATTCGGCAGAAAAACAGAGCAATTAAAAGCAGTCGATGACTTAAGCTTCACTATTAAAAAGGGTGAAACATTCGGGTTAGTAGGAGAATCTGGATGCGGAAAATCAACGACAGGAAGAAGTATCATTCGCTTACACGATGTCACTTCAGGTAACGTTTTATTTGATGGAAAAGATATCGCAAGTTTAAAGGAAAGTGAACTAAAAGAATATCGAAAACGAATGCAAATCATTTTCCAAGATCCATACGCATCATTAAACCCGGCAATGAATGTATTCCAAATTATTAGCGAGCCAATGAACATTCACGGCTCTTACGAAAAAGAAGAACAAAAAGAAATCATATTAGACCTGCTCAAAAAGGTAGGATTAAAAGAAGAACACTTATATCGCTACCCGCACGAATTTAGTGGAGGCCAGCGCCAGCGCATCAGCATCGCGCGTGCACTATCTGTAAAACCGGACTTCATTTTATGCGACGAACCAATCTCAGCACTAGATGTCTCAGTCCAAGCGCAAGTCGTAAACATGCTGCAAGACATCCAAGAAGAAACAGGCGTCACATACTTATTCATCGCACATGACCTATCCATGGTAAGACACATATCAGACCGAATCGGAGTCATGTACTTAGGAAACATAGTAGAAATTGCCGACAGCGAAGACCTATACACAAAACCGGCACATCCATACACACAAGCACTACTCTCATCCATGCCAGAACCAGACCCAACAAACGCAGGAAAAGAACGAATCATTCTGCAAGGTGAAGTTCCAAGCCCGCTCAACTCACCATCCGGCTGCAAATTCAGAACGCGCTGCAAATTCGCCACTGAAAAATGCGCACAGGAAGTACCGAAAATGGTTGAGATTGCGAAAGGGCATCAGGTGGCCTGTCATTTGTTTTAGAGGGAGAGCACTAGGGGGGACCTGGTGCTTTTTTCTTTTGTGCTGGGGTGTGGGATTGGTTGTAGACTAATGGTCAGTGATTGTT
This region includes:
- a CDS encoding ABC transporter ATP-binding protein, giving the protein MHEENLIEVRNLKKYFPIKKGLFGRKTEQLKAVDDLSFTIKKGETFGLVGESGCGKSTTGRSIIRLHDVTSGNVLFDGKDIASLKESELKEYRKRMQIIFQDPYASLNPAMNVFQIISEPMNIHGSYEKEEQKEIILDLLKKVGLKEEHLYRYPHEFSGGQRQRISIARALSVKPDFILCDEPISALDVSVQAQVVNMLQDIQEETGVTYLFIAHDLSMVRHISDRIGVMYLGNIVEIADSEDLYTKPAHPYTQALLSSMPEPDPTNAGKERIILQGEVPSPLNSPSGCKFRTRCKFATEKCAQEVPKMVEIAKGHQVACHLF